A portion of the Kribbella jejuensis genome contains these proteins:
- a CDS encoding carbohydrate ABC transporter permease, whose product MARRTFVAWGFCGPFIALFATFGVWPVVSSLSMSVTDITARDIRTPFSVDFVGVSHYTALFGDPVFRRAAVNTLYFVAAGIPLTMIIALALAVALNSGIRRAKALFRVGYFAPVVTSVVAIAVVWRYLYEPDGMINSALAVIGIHGPDWLNDPHWAMPALIVMAVWRHFGIPMVIFLAGLQSVPADLLESARVDGATRWQAFRNVTLPLLRPTTLVVAVLLSIGYLQFFEEPFVMTSGGPLGSTTSISYYAYQQFGFGNYGMASAASYVLVAAIALLSFVQFRIFRAKA is encoded by the coding sequence GTGGCCCGCCGGACCTTCGTCGCCTGGGGCTTCTGCGGACCCTTCATCGCACTGTTCGCGACCTTCGGGGTGTGGCCGGTCGTCTCGTCGCTGTCGATGAGCGTCACCGACATCACCGCGCGGGACATCCGCACCCCGTTCAGCGTCGACTTCGTTGGCGTGTCCCACTACACGGCACTCTTCGGGGACCCGGTCTTCCGGCGCGCCGCGGTCAACACGCTGTACTTCGTCGCCGCCGGCATCCCGTTGACGATGATCATCGCGCTGGCACTCGCGGTCGCCCTCAACTCCGGCATCCGGCGCGCGAAAGCCCTGTTCCGGGTCGGCTACTTCGCTCCGGTGGTCACCAGCGTCGTCGCGATCGCGGTGGTCTGGAGGTACCTGTACGAGCCGGACGGCATGATCAACTCGGCCCTTGCCGTGATCGGGATCCACGGGCCGGACTGGTTGAACGACCCGCACTGGGCGATGCCGGCGCTGATCGTGATGGCGGTCTGGCGGCACTTCGGCATTCCGATGGTGATCTTCCTGGCCGGCCTGCAATCTGTGCCGGCCGACCTGCTCGAGTCGGCGCGGGTCGACGGCGCCACCCGGTGGCAGGCGTTCCGCAACGTCACGCTGCCGCTGCTCAGACCGACGACCCTGGTGGTCGCCGTACTGCTCAGCATCGGCTACCTGCAGTTCTTCGAAGAGCCGTTCGTGATGACGAGCGGCGGCCCGCTGGGCAGCACGACCTCGATCAGCTACTACGCCTATCAGCAGTTCGGTTTCGGCAACTACGGCATGGCGTCAGCCGCGTCGTACGTGCTGGTAGCCGCGATCGCACTGCTCAGCTTCGTCCAGTTCCGGATCTTCCGAGCCAAGGCCTGA
- a CDS encoding carbohydrate ABC transporter permease produces MNTWRVVRPGIVVVLLLGLLGVPLWLVFITSAKSRGDALSPSLSLPRDGWHLAANYTEVFTEGRVWKAFFGSLSIVLPSTVLLLLLGAMAAWVLARRSGIVIAVLYAIGISGIVLPPAVITLVLLLRQLTIDGTLSGMVLVYTGIYMSTAIFFITGFIRTIPAELEEAARVDGAGPVRIFFTIILPLLRPVLATATILICLYIWNDVFYAFFVIGGRKDTLPLNLFQVASAGLYLNNWHLIFAYVVLMSLPLLVVFAVAQRRIISGITGGAVK; encoded by the coding sequence GTGAATACTTGGCGTGTCGTCCGCCCCGGCATCGTGGTCGTCCTCCTGCTCGGCCTGCTCGGTGTACCGCTCTGGCTGGTCTTCATCACCTCGGCGAAGAGCCGGGGAGACGCGCTGAGTCCGAGCCTGTCGCTGCCCCGGGACGGCTGGCACCTGGCCGCCAACTACACCGAGGTCTTCACCGAGGGCCGGGTCTGGAAGGCGTTCTTCGGCAGCCTGTCGATCGTGCTGCCGTCGACCGTCCTGCTGTTGTTGCTCGGGGCAATGGCCGCCTGGGTGCTGGCCCGGCGGAGCGGGATCGTCATCGCGGTGCTGTACGCGATCGGCATCAGCGGCATCGTGCTGCCGCCCGCGGTGATCACCCTCGTCCTGCTGCTGCGGCAGCTGACCATCGACGGCACGCTGAGCGGGATGGTGCTGGTCTACACCGGCATCTACATGTCGACCGCGATCTTCTTCATCACCGGCTTCATCCGGACCATCCCGGCCGAGCTGGAGGAGGCCGCCCGGGTGGACGGTGCCGGTCCGGTGCGGATCTTCTTCACGATCATCCTGCCGCTGCTCCGCCCGGTACTCGCCACCGCGACGATCCTGATCTGCCTGTACATCTGGAACGACGTCTTCTACGCGTTCTTCGTGATCGGCGGCCGCAAGGACACCCTGCCGCTGAACCTGTTCCAGGTCGCCAGCGCCGGCCTGTACCTCAACAACTGGCACCTCATCTTCGCGTACGTCGTACTGATGAGCCTCCCGCTGCTCGTCGTCTTCGCCGTCGCCCAACGCCGCATCATCTCCGGCATCACCGGCGGCGCCGTCAAATAA
- a CDS encoding carbohydrate ABC transporter permease: protein MTTITASTTAATATHTASRSLRPARILLYGALALGLIATLAPFAWMFLGSVKPTGEIVAAPSAWLPRSPTLGNFGQLLSKQNFGLYFFNSTVVAASCVLGNLLFSSMAGYAFAKLDFAGKKLLFGLVLTMLIIPGVTTFVPLFVLVSNLGMSNSYLGLILPFVVTPLGVFLMRQFIRDIPDSLLEAARLDGAGEVRIFLRVVVPLCRPPLATLAILTFLAQWNNFLWPLVIAQTEDHYTLPVALALFSVGANGTNYGLLLAGAVTVVTPIVLLFLVLQKQFIQGIAHTGIK from the coding sequence ATGACCACCATCACCGCGAGTACCACCGCGGCAACTGCCACCCATACCGCGTCCCGCTCGCTGCGACCCGCACGCATCCTCCTGTACGGCGCACTCGCGCTCGGCCTGATCGCTACGCTGGCGCCGTTCGCGTGGATGTTCCTGGGATCGGTCAAACCGACCGGGGAGATCGTCGCCGCTCCGAGCGCCTGGCTGCCCCGCTCCCCCACGCTCGGCAACTTCGGCCAACTGCTGTCCAAGCAGAACTTCGGGCTCTATTTCTTCAACAGCACTGTGGTCGCCGCGAGCTGCGTCCTCGGAAACTTGCTCTTCAGTTCGATGGCCGGGTACGCGTTCGCGAAGCTGGACTTCGCCGGGAAGAAGCTGCTGTTCGGCCTGGTCCTCACGATGCTGATCATCCCAGGCGTCACCACGTTCGTGCCGCTGTTCGTCCTGGTCAGCAACCTGGGCATGAGCAACTCCTACCTCGGGCTGATCCTGCCCTTCGTGGTGACTCCGCTCGGCGTGTTCCTGATGCGCCAGTTCATCCGGGACATCCCCGACTCGCTCCTCGAAGCCGCCCGGCTCGACGGCGCCGGCGAAGTACGGATCTTCCTGCGGGTCGTCGTACCGCTGTGCCGTCCGCCGTTGGCAACCCTGGCGATCCTGACCTTCCTAGCCCAGTGGAACAACTTCCTCTGGCCACTGGTCATCGCCCAGACCGAGGACCACTACACCCTGCCGGTCGCCCTCGCACTCTTCTCGGTCGGCGCGAACGGCACCAACTACGGCCTGCTGCTCGCCGGTGCCGTCACCGTCGTCACGCCGATCGTGCTGCTCTTCCTCGTACTTCAGAAACAGTTCATCCAAGGCATCGCACACACCGGCATCAAATAG
- a CDS encoding TetR/AcrR family transcriptional regulator, producing MSDTRRGPYAKSARRQAEIVASATSVFSARGYRGGSLREIAKQLDLSLTSVVHHFPSKSALLVAVLESADSAHADSFQADSQDKGVAYAVLQYVRRNVERPEMLRLLALMAAESSAPDHPAHEWFRTRYEQTIRMLALALRRDQQEGRVANPRDPHGIAESLVALWDGLQLQWLIDPGRRDLVAAMTSALQDLLGPQSLPE from the coding sequence ATGAGCGACACGCGGCGCGGGCCGTACGCGAAGAGCGCGCGCCGACAGGCCGAGATCGTGGCCTCTGCCACGTCGGTGTTCTCGGCCCGTGGGTATCGCGGCGGGTCGCTGCGGGAGATCGCGAAGCAGCTCGACCTCAGCCTGACCAGCGTCGTCCACCACTTCCCGAGCAAGAGCGCCCTGCTCGTCGCGGTCCTCGAGAGCGCCGACTCCGCGCACGCCGACTCGTTCCAGGCCGACAGCCAGGACAAGGGCGTCGCGTATGCCGTCCTGCAGTACGTACGCCGCAACGTCGAGCGGCCCGAGATGCTGCGGCTGCTCGCGCTGATGGCGGCGGAGTCGTCAGCGCCCGACCACCCTGCGCACGAGTGGTTCCGGACCCGGTACGAACAGACGATCCGCATGCTGGCGCTCGCGCTGCGCCGTGACCAGCAGGAAGGCCGCGTCGCCAATCCGCGCGACCCGCACGGCATCGCCGAGTCTCTGGTCGCGTTGTGGGACGGGCTGCAACTTCAGTGGCTCATCGATCCCGGCCGTCGCGACCTCGTCGCCGCGATGACGTCCGCACTGCAGGACCTCCTCGGCCCGCAGTCCCTACCGGAGTGA
- a CDS encoding sugar ABC transporter substrate-binding protein, producing the protein MFSSRVAKTLAGGAAVALLMAGCGRSDARSAEAPAGAAVDTQPANGTITVWAMGTEGELLPKLAAEFSKANPDAKVEVTAVPWQDYAKKVQTAIASGDTPDATMVGAVDLAAFASMGGLEKVPSGLVDQSTFYPGAVQSTEFEGAEYGVPWYVETRSLFYRKDLAQAAGVSAPKTWDEYGPFLKALQQHGAKWGLSLPTGANATWQSVVPFMWQAGAELMSADGKQFTFDTPDARKGLEFYQQFITSKLSNPNGPVSLGEIEPQFVAGSTAALISGPWEEGLLKSAGGEAFVKDKVGVAPLPAGPKSNASYIGGGQWSVFKDARNRDGAWKFIRWMSAPEVQKTWYGLSGDLPAVQSAWSEGKLATDPTLAVFRDQLTTAQSGPNTTTWRQVTAVLDAEFEKVAKGVSTPQAALKEIQQRASTIGTGE; encoded by the coding sequence ATGTTCAGCTCACGCGTTGCGAAGACACTCGCCGGCGGCGCGGCCGTCGCACTTCTGATGGCCGGCTGTGGCCGGTCCGATGCCCGATCGGCCGAAGCGCCGGCGGGCGCAGCCGTCGACACCCAGCCCGCGAACGGCACGATCACCGTGTGGGCGATGGGAACCGAGGGCGAACTCCTGCCCAAACTGGCCGCCGAGTTCAGCAAGGCGAACCCAGACGCGAAGGTCGAGGTGACCGCCGTTCCCTGGCAGGACTACGCGAAGAAGGTACAGACGGCGATCGCCTCGGGAGACACTCCGGACGCCACCATGGTGGGTGCGGTCGACCTCGCGGCGTTCGCGTCCATGGGTGGGCTGGAGAAGGTTCCGTCCGGCCTCGTCGACCAGAGCACCTTCTACCCCGGCGCGGTCCAGAGCACAGAGTTCGAAGGCGCCGAGTACGGTGTTCCGTGGTACGTCGAGACGCGCTCCTTGTTCTATCGCAAGGATCTCGCGCAGGCCGCGGGCGTGTCCGCGCCGAAGACCTGGGACGAGTACGGACCGTTCCTGAAGGCTCTCCAGCAGCACGGAGCCAAGTGGGGTCTGTCCCTGCCGACCGGCGCCAACGCGACGTGGCAATCGGTTGTGCCGTTCATGTGGCAGGCGGGCGCGGAACTGATGAGTGCGGACGGGAAGCAGTTCACCTTCGACACTCCCGACGCCCGGAAGGGACTCGAGTTCTACCAGCAGTTCATCACATCGAAGCTGTCGAACCCGAACGGTCCGGTGAGCCTGGGCGAGATCGAACCGCAGTTCGTCGCCGGGTCCACCGCGGCGCTGATCTCCGGTCCGTGGGAAGAAGGCCTGCTGAAGTCGGCCGGCGGCGAGGCATTCGTCAAGGACAAGGTAGGCGTCGCGCCGCTTCCGGCGGGTCCGAAGTCCAACGCCAGCTACATCGGCGGCGGCCAGTGGTCGGTGTTCAAGGACGCGAGGAACCGCGACGGCGCCTGGAAGTTCATCCGGTGGATGTCGGCTCCGGAGGTTCAGAAGACCTGGTACGGGCTGTCCGGCGACCTACCCGCCGTCCAGTCCGCGTGGAGCGAGGGGAAGCTTGCGACCGACCCGACCTTGGCCGTGTTCCGCGACCAGTTGACGACGGCGCAGTCGGGGCCGAACACGACGACCTGGCGGCAGGTCACCGCCGTACTCGACGCCGAGTTCGAAAAGGTCGCGAAGGGCGTCTCGACGCCGCAGGCAGCGCTCAAGGAGATCCAGCAGCGCGCGTCGACGATCGGAACGGGTGAATAG
- a CDS encoding carbohydrate ABC transporter permease, whose product MRASSRPAQPWWFLAPAFAVLIVFFLVPTLYNLIYAFTDWSSFKTAINPVGLQNFRDLLGNGILLKDLRTTVIYAALVALFQNLFGLVLALLLESDTRLNRFARVMFFIPVIMSALAVGYIFQALLKPTGALNAILGWFAGHEVQHAWLADSWTLLYVALIHAWKWMGLAMLIYLAGLKTIGVDVLEAARIDGAGAWQTFRQVRFPLLAPAVTFNVATALLGSMNSFDIVQATTGGGPAQSTEILNIFIYRTFGQGLFAQATTMSLVLLLVIAVMAFPTIWVLRRREQVL is encoded by the coding sequence ATGAGAGCTTCCTCGAGGCCGGCCCAGCCGTGGTGGTTCCTCGCCCCGGCGTTCGCCGTACTGATCGTGTTCTTCCTCGTCCCGACGCTGTACAACCTGATCTACGCGTTCACCGACTGGTCGAGTTTCAAGACCGCGATCAACCCGGTCGGCCTGCAGAACTTCCGTGACCTGCTCGGGAACGGAATCCTGCTGAAGGACCTGCGCACGACGGTGATCTACGCCGCGCTGGTCGCCCTGTTCCAGAACCTGTTCGGTCTGGTACTGGCGTTGCTGCTGGAATCGGACACCCGGCTGAACCGCTTCGCGCGGGTGATGTTCTTCATCCCGGTGATCATGTCCGCGCTGGCGGTCGGCTACATCTTCCAGGCGTTGCTGAAACCGACCGGGGCGCTGAACGCGATCCTCGGCTGGTTCGCCGGGCACGAGGTGCAGCACGCCTGGCTGGCCGACAGTTGGACCCTGCTGTACGTCGCGCTGATCCATGCGTGGAAGTGGATGGGGCTGGCGATGCTGATCTACCTGGCGGGGCTGAAGACGATCGGCGTCGACGTCCTCGAAGCTGCCCGCATCGACGGCGCCGGCGCCTGGCAGACGTTCCGCCAGGTCCGGTTCCCGCTGCTGGCACCCGCCGTCACGTTCAACGTCGCGACCGCTCTGCTCGGCTCGATGAACAGCTTCGACATCGTCCAGGCGACCACCGGCGGAGGTCCCGCACAGAGCACGGAGATCCTGAACATCTTCATCTACCGCACGTTCGGTCAGGGCCTGTTCGCGCAGGCCACGACGATGAGCCTGGTGCTGTTGCTGGTCATCGCGGTGATGGCCTTCCCGACCATCTGGGTACTGCGGCGACGGGAGCAGGTGCTGTGA
- the uidA gene encoding beta-glucuronidase: MLRPQDGPTRERRSLTGLWRFRLDAEGAGRGEGWWRSPLADAMDVPVPASYNDIYPDGTIRDHVGDAWYQTTVWVPGRWTGQRTVLRFDAATHRATVWVNDTEVAQHEGGYTPFEADVTGQLRPGGENRVTVVVNNELSWATIPPGIVEERPDGRSVQRYFHDFFNYAGLHRPVWLYTTPPTYIADLTLDTTLDGTTGLVGYRVDSSGDAEVHVVLRDASGREVAASDGAGGTLRVPGVHAWGPGDGYLYELEARLFDATGLVDSYRQPVGVRTVEVRGQQFLINGKPFYFKGFGKHEDAAVRGKGHDDVLMVHDFALLDWIGANSIRTAHYPHAEEVLDHADRHGIVVIGETPAVGLNRNIGGGVFGSGKRVSTFAPNAVGDDAQRAHQQAIQELIARDKFHPSVVLWCLANEPDNIQPEARDYFAPLAAHARTLDPSRPIAYANALMAAPDECVVTDLFDVVLLNRYYGWYFGPGDLESAEIELEAELRQWAKLHDKPIIMTEYGADTYPGLRNLVPSPWSEEYQTELLDVYHRVFDRIDAVVGEQVWSFADFATMPGVFRVDGNRKGIFTRDRRPKTAAFHLRARWREGEAT, encoded by the coding sequence ATGCTGCGTCCGCAGGACGGACCGACCCGCGAACGACGATCGCTGACCGGATTGTGGAGGTTCCGGCTGGACGCCGAAGGGGCCGGCCGCGGCGAAGGCTGGTGGCGATCACCCCTCGCCGACGCCATGGACGTCCCGGTACCGGCCAGCTACAACGACATCTACCCGGATGGGACGATCCGCGACCATGTCGGAGACGCCTGGTACCAGACAACTGTCTGGGTCCCGGGCAGGTGGACGGGGCAGCGCACGGTCCTGCGATTCGACGCGGCGACGCACCGCGCAACGGTCTGGGTCAACGACACCGAGGTCGCCCAGCACGAAGGCGGCTATACCCCGTTCGAGGCCGACGTCACCGGCCAGCTGCGACCGGGCGGCGAGAACCGCGTCACGGTCGTCGTCAACAACGAACTGAGCTGGGCGACGATCCCGCCGGGCATCGTCGAGGAACGCCCCGACGGCCGGAGCGTGCAGCGCTACTTCCACGACTTCTTCAACTACGCAGGACTGCATCGGCCGGTGTGGCTGTACACGACTCCCCCGACGTACATCGCCGACCTCACCCTCGACACCACCCTCGACGGCACCACTGGACTCGTCGGATACCGCGTCGACAGCAGCGGCGACGCTGAGGTACACGTGGTACTGCGTGATGCATCCGGGCGCGAAGTCGCCGCGTCGGACGGCGCGGGCGGCACGCTGCGAGTGCCCGGCGTACACGCGTGGGGACCCGGCGACGGGTACCTCTACGAGCTCGAGGCCCGCCTGTTCGACGCGACCGGGCTCGTCGACAGCTACCGGCAGCCGGTCGGCGTGCGCACGGTCGAGGTCCGCGGGCAGCAGTTCCTGATCAACGGGAAACCGTTCTATTTCAAGGGGTTCGGCAAACACGAGGACGCGGCCGTCCGCGGCAAGGGGCACGACGACGTACTCATGGTGCACGACTTCGCGCTGCTGGACTGGATCGGCGCGAACTCGATCCGTACCGCGCACTACCCGCACGCCGAGGAAGTCCTCGACCACGCCGACCGGCACGGCATCGTCGTCATCGGCGAGACACCGGCCGTCGGCCTGAACCGCAACATCGGCGGCGGGGTCTTCGGCTCCGGGAAGCGAGTGTCCACGTTCGCCCCGAACGCGGTCGGGGACGACGCCCAACGGGCTCATCAGCAAGCGATCCAGGAACTCATCGCCCGCGACAAGTTCCATCCGAGCGTCGTTCTGTGGTGCCTCGCCAACGAACCCGACAACATCCAGCCCGAAGCACGCGACTACTTCGCCCCGCTCGCCGCGCACGCCCGCACGCTCGACCCCAGCCGGCCGATCGCCTACGCCAACGCGCTGATGGCGGCACCCGACGAGTGCGTGGTCACCGACCTGTTCGACGTCGTGCTGTTGAACCGCTACTACGGCTGGTACTTCGGTCCGGGCGACCTGGAATCGGCCGAGATCGAACTCGAGGCGGAACTGCGCCAATGGGCGAAACTGCACGACAAGCCCATCATCATGACCGAGTACGGCGCCGACACCTATCCCGGCCTCCGCAACCTCGTGCCCAGCCCCTGGAGCGAGGAGTACCAGACCGAGCTCCTCGACGTCTATCACCGGGTCTTCGACCGGATCGACGCGGTCGTCGGCGAACAGGTCTGGAGCTTCGCCGATTTCGCCACCATGCCGGGCGTGTTCCGGGTCGACGGCAACCGCAAGGGCATCTTCACCCGTGACCGCCGACCCAAAACCGCCGCCTTCCACCTCCGCGCCCGCTGGCGCGAAGGCGAAGCGACCTAG